The genomic DNA GGCGACAACCTCTATCTGCCGACGGGCTCTAGCGGCGAGGTCGTGGTCGGTACGGCGGGTCTTGATGGTCTTGGTACGATCAGGCAGGGATTTGTCGAGATGAGTAACGTGCAGCTAGTCGAAGAGATGACCGACCTCATCACGGGTCAGCGCGCGTACGAAGCCAACTCAAAGGCGATCACAACGAGTGATGATATGCTCTCGATCGTAAATAGCCTAAAGAGATAGCCTAAAGTAGGCTAAATTTGAGCCGCTCGGTCTTTCAAATTTACAAATTTGACTGACTAGGCGGCTTTTTAAATTTGAGTTAAATTTAGAGCTTTTTGTCATATTTTGGCTTATCAAACTTGCTCGTTTAGTATTTTATAACCATCGCAACCTCTTTGATCCCCTAAGTCGCAAGCTTTACCAAAGTATTCTTTTGCTATTTTATTATCTTGCCTTATACCATGCCCACTAGAATATAGATTTCCAAGGTCAATACAATCAATACTGCTTTTCATGTCACATGCTTTAGTATATAGTTCTATGGCTTTTTTATAGTTTTGTCTTACGCCTTTCCCCTCTTTATATAAATCGCCAAGAGCTCCGCAGCTTAAGTTGTATCCTAAATTGCAGGCTTTAGAGTATAATAGTCTTGTGTTACACCCCTTCCGTTGGCATATAAAACACCAAGATAGCCACAGCTGGTAACAATTCCAGTATCGCATCTGCTTTTCAATGCTTGTATATCCTCGCCCGCTCCAAACAAAACCGCCGCGCACGCTACCGCTATGACTACTTTTTTCATAAATTTACTCCTATAAAAAGATTAGAGCTATTTTATAAAATTTAGGATTAAAAGGCGGGTAATTTTATATTAAACGCTAAATTTGATCGGGTTAAATTTGCCCACCGCATGTTGGCTCAAATTTGCTCAAATTCCCGGTCTTTATCCTAAATTTTTAAATTTTTAGCTATCATCGCGCTTTTATTAAGGAAAATTTTTGCATTTTAGTTACGTTTTTAAGCTCAGCATTCCCATTTTTATGGGCTATTTTCCCCTCGGCGTCGCCTTTGGGATACTGGCTAAAAGCATGGGTGTTAGCGCATTTATCGCCATAGCGCTCAGCACGCTAGCATACGGCGGCGCGGCGCAGTTTATGATGCTCTCGCTTTTTAGCGCTGGCACGGGGCTTTTAGAGGTTTTTATCGTGAGCTACCTTGTAAATTTACGCCATACTTTTTATGGACTCGCGCTTTTAAAAGAGTACAAAGATCTCAAATTTCGCCTTTTTAATATCGCAACTCTCACGGACGAAACTTTTGCGATATTTAAGGCGCTTAATATCTCGGACGCGGCGGAGCGTAGCTATGTTTTTACTCGGCTAAATTTGCTCTCGTGGCTCTACTGGGCGGCAGGAACGGCGGTCGGATGTTTAGCCGGCGAGCTGATAAAGGTCGATATGAGCGGGCTTGAGTTTAGCCTAACCGCGCTTTTTATCGTGATCGTGATGGAGATGTTTAAAAACGATAAAAACTATAAAGTGCTGGGTGCTGCGTGCTTGTTTGGAGTCGCCGGCGTAGCGCTCATGCCTGCTAAAGCGATGCTGGTAGGCTCGATGGCGCTTTGCTTTATTTTTATTTTAGTTTTTAAGGATAAGCTTTGATAAGCGTGAGTTCTAGCGAGTGGGTGATATTCGCCGCCGTTTTGCTAAGCGCGTTTGCGACCTTTTTGACGCGCGCTGCACCGTTTTACGTCATCAAAAACTATAAGCCTCGTCCGTGGCTAACGGCCGTGGAGCGACACATGGGACTGATGATAATGGTCATCTTAGTGTGCTACGGGCTAAAGGACGTCAAATTTTACGTCTATCCGTACGGACTAAACGAAGCGCTAGCTGTTTTTAGCGCGGTTTTGATTCATCTGAAATTTAAAAACACCTTGCTTAGTATCGCGGCTTCGACGGCGATATACATGACGCTTATTAGAATTATTTAACTGAAAATAAAAATTAAGAATTAATAATAAATTTAAGTAATAAACGCTAAAATCCTCGTAACATCTCAATACAAGGAGCAAACATGCGTTTTGCAGTAAAGGCGGTGATTTTCATGCTTTTAGGAGCGACTTTGGCTTTTGCAAAGCCGACGATTTACATTTTAGCCACGGGCGGCACTATAGCCGGCAGCGGCTCGGGGGCTCTTGATACGAGCTATACATCTGGAACCGTTACGGTCGATAAACTGATCGCCGCGGTACCTGATATCAACAAGATAGCGACCATCAAAGGCGAGCAGATCTCAAATATCGGCTCTCAAGAGATGAACAACGAAGTTTGGTTTAAGCTAGCAAACAGAGTAAATGAACTGCTAACTAGCGGCAAGGCCGACGGCGTAGTCATCACGCACGGAACCGACACGATGGAAGAGACGGCGTATTTTCTAAATTTAGTCGTCAAAAGCGATAAACCTATCGTTATGGTCGGCGCAATGAGAAACAGCGGCTCGCTAAGCGCGGACGGCCCTCTAAATATCTTTAACGCCGTAAACGTAGCTATGAACAAAGAAGCAGTAGGCAAGGGCGTAATGGTCGTGATGAACGACGAGATCCACGCAGCTAGAGAGGTAACTAAAACAAACACTACCGCCGTCGACACATTTAAATCTCCAAACAGCGGAAAGATCGGCACTGTGTTTTACGGCAACGTCAAATTTTACATGAATCCTACGCGCAAACACACCGTAAATTCGGCATTTGACATCACAAAGATCAAAGAGCTTCCAAGAGTCGATATTATCTATAGCCACTCAAACGGCAACCCTGACTTCGTAAACGTAGCCGTGAAAAACGGAGCTAAAGGCATCATAAATGCCGGCATGGGTAACGGAAATCCATTCCCAAACGCGCTTGAGGCTCTAGGCGAAGCAGTCAAGGCCGGCGTAGTAGTCGTGCGTGACTCCCGCGTAGGTAGCGGCGAGACCACGCTAAACGGCGAAGTGGACGACGGCAAATACGGCTTTTTAGCCAGCGACAACCTAAATGCGCAAAAAGCCAGAGTGCTTTTGATGCTTGCGCTTACGCAGACTACGGATAAGGCAAAGATCCAGGAGCTTTTCCTAACTCACTAAAATTTGAGTTTGAGCGGATATCTCGTGAGCGCTTTTAAAAGAGTTAGTAAAATTTTGGCTCGATGAACTATGTGTTCTATCTGCGCCAAAATTTTACGTCGCAACTCTCTTCGCTTTGGCGTTACGAGCAGGCGGCGGAAACCTGGCTAAAAGCGCGATTTTCAAGCGTAAATTTTAGCTATCGTTGGGTATAATCGATTATTTTAATTTAAGGAGCAAAAATGGGAATGAGCGCGCACTACTACGCCTATGCGCAAGACGTTATCGAGGCGATCAAAAACGGCGGCGGTGACGATGCCTGGGCGCTGGATGAATACGACCTGGATAAAATGTGGGACGCGATGCATAAAACGCTAACTGGCAAAAATATGTTTGAGGCGATGAGTGCGGGCGAGATTTTCGCTACGCCAAACCCGCTTAGTTGGGCGATTTTCGGACGCGGCATGGCGGGCGAAGAGGGAAGCGAGGCGATATCTTACGTGGACGCAGATGACGTAAAAGCCGTAGCCAAAGCGATGTCTGATACCGATATCGACGCGCTTTTGGCAAACGTAGATTTTGCAGAATTTGGCGCTGCAGGCACCTATCCCGAGATATGGGAGTATGAGAGCGAATTTGAAGATATTAAAGCCGAGCTAAAAGAGCATTTTAACGGGCTTTTGAGCTTTTATCAAAATGCCGCCGACAAAGGGCTTGGCGTGCTAATCGTAATAGCCTAAATTTTGCGGTAAATCCCGTTAGGCGCTTGGCTACGGCGGAGCCGCTTTTGGGATAATTTTAAACCCGCATCTATAAAGTTAAATTTGCGGGTTTAAATTTGTGCGCTCAAAAGATAAGCTTGTTAAATTTACGCTCTGCACCTCAAAAACGCAAGCAAAATGCCGCCGCCAAATCCGCTAAATTTCCGCACCCGCGCATAACAAATCAAATTTCCGCCTCGATATAAAAACAAAAACGACGACTGAAGTAAATTTTGCTAAATTTCCACCGCACGCCTGCCGTTTTTATTTTAAATTTATCAAATTTGATTTACTATTTCTTCAAAATTTAAGGCCCGCCATGAACTATCTGCTTTTTATCGTCACATTTTTTCCGATTAGCCTGATGCCGGGTATCAACATGACCTACGCGATGAGTATCGGCATGAGCCTGGGCTACGTGCGCGCGCTACCGATGATGGCAGGACAGCTCACATCTTTAGCATTCGTTGGGATTTGCTGTATGCTGGGCGTTGGCGCAGTTTTGGCGCATTATAGCTTCGCGTTTAAGGCTCTAAATATCATCGCGGGGCTTTATCTGCTATATCTTGGCGCTATGCTGTTTTTTAGCAAGGGGCAGCTTAGTATCACGAAGGTCTCGCAGCTGCCGAGCAAAAAGCAGATGTTTTTAAACGGCGCCGTGGTCTGCATCTCAAATCCTAAGGCGTGGATTTTTCTATCGGCTTTGCTGCCGACTTTTTTGGACGCGAACGATCCTTTTAGCTT from Campylobacter showae CSUNSWCD includes the following:
- a CDS encoding SEL1-like repeat protein, which encodes MKSSIDCIDLGNLYSSGHGIRQDNKIAKEYFGKACDLGDQRGCDGYKILNEQV
- a CDS encoding AzlC family ABC transporter permease — translated: MHFSYVFKLSIPIFMGYFPLGVAFGILAKSMGVSAFIAIALSTLAYGGAAQFMMLSLFSAGTGLLEVFIVSYLVNLRHTFYGLALLKEYKDLKFRLFNIATLTDETFAIFKALNISDAAERSYVFTRLNLLSWLYWAAGTAVGCLAGELIKVDMSGLEFSLTALFIVIVMEMFKNDKNYKVLGAACLFGVAGVALMPAKAMLVGSMALCFIFILVFKDKL
- a CDS encoding branched-chain amino acid transporter permease, with amino-acid sequence MISVSSSEWVIFAAVLLSAFATFLTRAAPFYVIKNYKPRPWLTAVERHMGLMIMVILVCYGLKDVKFYVYPYGLNEALAVFSAVLIHLKFKNTLLSIAASTAIYMTLIRII
- a CDS encoding type II asparaginase, translated to MRFAVKAVIFMLLGATLAFAKPTIYILATGGTIAGSGSGALDTSYTSGTVTVDKLIAAVPDINKIATIKGEQISNIGSQEMNNEVWFKLANRVNELLTSGKADGVVITHGTDTMEETAYFLNLVVKSDKPIVMVGAMRNSGSLSADGPLNIFNAVNVAMNKEAVGKGVMVVMNDEIHAAREVTKTNTTAVDTFKSPNSGKIGTVFYGNVKFYMNPTRKHTVNSAFDITKIKELPRVDIIYSHSNGNPDFVNVAVKNGAKGIINAGMGNGNPFPNALEALGEAVKAGVVVVRDSRVGSGETTLNGEVDDGKYGFLASDNLNAQKARVLLMLALTQTTDKAKIQELFLTH
- a CDS encoding YfbM family protein, translated to MGMSAHYYAYAQDVIEAIKNGGGDDAWALDEYDLDKMWDAMHKTLTGKNMFEAMSAGEIFATPNPLSWAIFGRGMAGEEGSEAISYVDADDVKAVAKAMSDTDIDALLANVDFAEFGAAGTYPEIWEYESEFEDIKAELKEHFNGLLSFYQNAADKGLGVLIVIA
- a CDS encoding LysE family translocator, yielding MNYLLFIVTFFPISLMPGINMTYAMSIGMSLGYVRALPMMAGQLTSLAFVGICCMLGVGAVLAHYSFAFKALNIIAGLYLLYLGAMLFFSKGQLSITKVSQLPSKKQMFLNGAVVCISNPKAWIFLSALLPTFLDANDPFSLPRMLSITVTLVFIEFCSLSLYALGGAILKKFLQTHLRLLEIFTAAIICVIGILMMLR